A single Caretta caretta isolate rCarCar2 chromosome 2, rCarCar1.hap1, whole genome shotgun sequence DNA region contains:
- the RPL7 gene encoding large ribosomal subunit protein uL30 encodes MMRMRALSFPVGIMAGEEGKKVPSVPESLLKKRKAFADIKAKRLKRLVVQKKLRKAQRKLIYTRAQAYHKEYRQMYRREIRMARMARKAGNYYVPAEPKLAFVIRIRGINGVSPKVRKVLQLLRLRQIFNGTFVKLNKASINMLRIVEPYIAWGYPNLKSVHELIYKRGYGKINRQRIALTDNSLIQRCLEKYGIICMEDVVHEIYTVGKNFKVVNNFLWPFKLSSPRGGMKKKTIHFVEGGDAGNREDQINRLIRRMN; translated from the exons ATGATGCGCATGCGCGCGCTCTCTTTTCCGGTGGGGATCATGGCGGGCGAAGA agGAAAGAAGGTGCCATCTGTTCCAGAAAGCCTTTTGAAAAAGCGAAAGGCTTTTGCTGATATAAAGGCCAAGCGTCTGAAGAGGCTAGTGGTTCAAAAGAag CTTCGTAAAGCGCAGAGAAAACTCATCTATACGAGAGCTCAGGCCTATCACAAGGAGTACAGGCAAATGTATAGACGTGAGATTCGTATGGCCCGAATGGCACGCAAAGCTGGCAATTACTATGTACCTGCTGAACCAAAACTGGCCTTTGTGATCAGGATCAGAGG TATCAATGGAGTTAGCCCGAAGGTCCGTAAGGTATTGCAGCTCCTTCGCCTCCGTCAGATTTTCAATGGCACATTTGTAAAACTCAACAAGGCTTCAATTAACATGCTGCGGATTGTTGAACCCTACATTGCATGGGG TTACCCCAATCTGAAATCTGTGCATGAACTGATCTACAAGCGTGGTTACGGCAAGATCAACAGGCAGCGCATTGCTCTGACTGACAATTCTCTGATTCAGCGGTGTCTTG AGAAATATGGCATCATCTGCATGGAAGATGTGGTCCATGAGATCTATACTGTTGGCAAGAACTTCAAAGTGGTGAACAACTTTCTGTGGCCCTTCAAGTTATCTTCTCCTCGAGGtggaatgaaaaagaaaactaTCCACTTTGTGGAAGGTGGAGATGCTGGCAACAGGGAAGATCAGATTAACAGGCTCATAAGGAGAATGAACTAA